Proteins co-encoded in one Candidatus Omnitrophota bacterium genomic window:
- a CDS encoding DegT/DnrJ/EryC1/StrS family aminotransferase yields GDEVITTPVTFIATTEAITRVGATPVFVDIDPDDYCMDVNQVEARITERTKAILPVHLFGHPADMDGLRALCNKHSLLMVEDCAQAIGATWKGEPAGSLSEAGTFSFFPSKNLGGYGDGGMVVTSDEDLADHLRFLRVHGSPDKTRYTMEGQNSRLDELQAAMLRVKLAHLETWNALRREHALYYCRGFAYLAREGRIELPTEKPGAKSVYHLFIVRVDDRDGLHAHLNARGISSAVYYRIPMHLQPVYETLGFPAGSFPQAERVCSRFLALPLYPELTTEQLDRVLGAVSEFLSA; encoded by the coding sequence GGGGATGAGGTCATCACCACGCCGGTTACTTTTATCGCCACTACCGAGGCAATCACCCGTGTAGGGGCGACTCCTGTTTTTGTCGATATCGATCCCGATGACTATTGCATGGATGTGAACCAGGTGGAGGCCCGGATCACGGAACGCACCAAGGCGATTCTGCCGGTGCACCTCTTTGGCCACCCTGCGGATATGGACGGTTTACGCGCTCTGTGCAATAAGCACTCGCTTTTAATGGTGGAGGACTGCGCTCAGGCTATTGGCGCAACCTGGAAAGGGGAGCCGGCCGGCAGTCTGAGTGAGGCCGGGACCTTCAGTTTTTTTCCCTCCAAAAACTTGGGTGGTTACGGAGACGGCGGCATGGTTGTCACCTCGGACGAGGATCTGGCGGATCATCTGCGCTTCTTGAGGGTGCACGGGAGCCCGGACAAGACCCGTTACACCATGGAGGGACAAAACAGCCGCTTGGATGAACTGCAGGCAGCCATGTTGCGCGTGAAGCTGGCCCACCTGGAAACATGGAATGCTTTGCGCCGTGAACACGCCCTGTACTACTGCCGGGGATTTGCCTACTTGGCCCGGGAGGGACGGATTGAGTTGCCCACAGAGAAGCCCGGGGCCAAGAGCGTGTATCACCTTTTTATTGTGCGTGTGGATGACCGGGACGGCCTGCACGCCCACCTCAATGCCCGGGGAATTTCCTCGGCTGTCTACTATCGTATCCCCATGCACCTGCAACCGGTCTACGAGACTCTTGGTTTTCCGGCTGGTTCCTTCCCCCAGGCAGAGAGGGTTTGCTCCCGCTTTCTGGCCCTGCCCCTATATCCGGAACTGACGACTGAGCAACTTGATAGGGTGCTTGGAGCGGTCTCCGAATTCTTGTCTGCTTGA
- a CDS encoding SDR family oxidoreductase encodes MHIVVTGGAGFIGSHLVDRLLAEDHQVTCVDNLITGKLENLESAQKNPKFSFIKQDVTTFLDIPGQVDYILHFASPASPIDYLNHPIPTLKVGSLGTHNGLGLAKAKGAGFLIASTSEVYGDPLIHPQTEDYWGNVNPIGPRGVYDEAKRFAEAITMAYHQAHGINTRIVRIFNTYGPRMRLKDGRAIPAFGAQALCNEPITVFGKGEQTRSFCYVSDLVEGIRRLMDAGFHEPVNLGNPNEMTIRQLAEKIIALTGSSSQIVERPMPVDDPKVRQPDITRARRLLNWEPKVSLEDGLQKTLAFFREELARR; translated from the coding sequence ATGCATATTGTTGTGACCGGGGGGGCCGGCTTTATCGGCTCTCACCTTGTAGATCGGCTTTTGGCCGAGGATCACCAAGTCACGTGTGTGGACAACCTGATCACCGGCAAGCTCGAGAATCTCGAATCCGCTCAGAAGAATCCCAAGTTCTCCTTTATCAAACAGGATGTGACCACCTTTCTGGACATTCCCGGACAAGTGGATTACATTCTGCATTTTGCCTCGCCCGCCAGCCCCATTGATTATCTCAACCACCCCATCCCCACACTTAAGGTCGGATCTTTGGGTACACACAATGGATTGGGCCTTGCCAAGGCCAAAGGGGCGGGTTTTCTCATTGCTTCCACAAGCGAGGTTTACGGAGACCCTCTGATCCATCCTCAAACCGAAGATTACTGGGGCAATGTGAATCCCATTGGCCCGCGCGGGGTCTATGACGAGGCCAAGCGCTTTGCCGAGGCCATCACCATGGCCTATCACCAAGCGCACGGAATAAACACGCGCATCGTACGTATCTTCAACACCTATGGCCCGCGTATGCGGCTTAAAGACGGGCGCGCGATTCCCGCTTTCGGGGCCCAGGCCCTTTGTAATGAACCCATTACAGTGTTCGGCAAGGGGGAGCAAACGCGCTCCTTCTGTTATGTGTCTGATTTGGTGGAGGGGATCCGCAGGCTCATGGACGCCGGCTTTCACGAGCCCGTGAATCTGGGAAATCCCAATGAAATGACGATCCGGCAGCTGGCTGAAAAGATAATTGCTCTTACGGGTTCATCGAGCCAAATCGTGGAGCGGCCCATGCCTGTGGATGATCCCAAGGTGCGGCAGCCGGATATTACCAGGGCAAGGAGACTACTGAACTGGGAGCCCAAAGTCAGCTTGGAGGACGGGCTCCAAAAGACGCTGGCGTTTTTTCGAGAAGAACTAGCCCGGAGGTGA